In one Oryza glaberrima chromosome 2, OglaRS2, whole genome shotgun sequence genomic region, the following are encoded:
- the LOC127762777 gene encoding trihelix transcription factor GT-3b-like, protein MRAAGKPTSGGSGTSRSSNIRGLLQDFLEQQHRLDVRRQEALERHAQERAAIEQQWRQSMQALERERLMLEQAWMEREEQRRVREEARAERRDELLTTLLNRLLQDDDL, encoded by the coding sequence ATGAGGGCTGCGGGGAAgccgacgagcggcggcagcggcacgtCGAGGTCGAGCAACATCCGTGGCCTACTGCAGGACTTCCTGGAGCAGCAGCACCGGCTGGACGTGCGACGGCAGGAGGCGCTGGAGAGGCACGCGCAGGAGCGGGCGGCCATCGAGCAGCAATGGAGACAGTCGATGCAGGCGCTGGAGCGGGAGAGGCTGATGCTCGAGCAGGCGTGGATGGAGCGAGAGGAGCAGAGGAGGGTCAGGGAAGAGGCAAGGGCTGAGCGGAGGGACGAGCTCCTGACCACCTTGCTGAACAGGCTCTTGCAGGATGATGATTTGTAG
- the LOC127762992 gene encoding pectin acetylesterase 8-like isoform X2, whose translation MANGGVCLSCSALVCALVFLTVDGDFVDITYVASAVAKGAVCLDGSPPAYHLARGFGSGVNSWLVHFEGGGWCSNVTTCLQRKRTRLGSSKQMAKQIAFSGILSNTPDYNPDFYNWNKVKVRYCDGSSFTGDVEKVDPATKLHYRGARVWQAVMDDLLAKGMNSANNALISGCSAGGLTSILHCDRFRDLFPVDTKVKCLSDAGFFINEKDIAGVEYIAAIFNGVATTHGSAKNLPSACTSRLSPGMCFFPQNEVKQIQTPLFILNTAYDSWQVRNILVPGFADPHGKWHSCKHDIDQCPASQLQILQGFRDDFLKALKEQGTPSTRGLFINSCFVHCQSETQET comes from the exons ATGGCGAATGGGGGTGTCTGCCTCTCGTGCTCTGCACTTGTCTGCGCGCTGGTGTTTCTCACGGTGGATGGTGATTTCGTGGACATTACTTACGTAGCGAGCGCTGTGGCCAAAGGCGCAG TCTGTTTGGATGGGAGCCCCCCGGCCTACCATCTCGCCCGGGGTTTTGGCTCCGGCGTGAATAGTTGGCTGGTTCATTTCGAG GGAGGAGGATGGTGCAGCAATGTGACGACCTGCCTGCAACGCAAACGCACTCGGTTAGGATCATCGAAGCAGATGGCAAAGCAGATTGCCTTCTCTGGAATACTGAGCAACACCCCTGATTACAACCCGG ATTTCTACAATTGGAACAAGGTCAAGGTTCGGTACTGTGATGGGTCATCTTTCaccggcgatgtggaaaaagtaGATCCT GCAACAAAGCTTCACTACAGAGGTGCTAGGGTGTGGCAAGCAGTTATGGATGATCTGCTTGCGAAAGGAATGAACAGTGCCAATAAT GCTCTAATTTCGGGCTGTTCTGCTGGTGGTTTAACTTCCATACTACACTGTGACAGATTTCGTGACCTTTTCCCAGTGGATACCAAAGTTAAATGCCTTTCTGATGCTGGTTTCTTCATCAATGA GAAGGATATTGCTGGAGTGGAGTACATTGCGGCCATTTTCAATGGCGTAGCTACAACCCAT GGATCAGCGAAGAATTTACCTTCTGCTTGCACCTCCAGATTGTCCCCAGGCATG TGCTTTTTTCCTCAGAATGAGGTGAAACAGATTCAGACACCTTTGTTCATTCTCAACACAGCGTATGATTCCTGGCAG GTAAGGAACATCTTGGTGCCAGGATTTGCAGACCCTCATGGTAAATGGCATAGCTGTAAGCATGATATAGATCAATGTCCTGCATCGCAACTTCAAATCTTGCAAG GATTCAGAGACGATTTTCTGAAAGCACTGAAGGAACAAGGGACTCCCTCCACCAGAGGATTGTTTATAAACTCATGCTTCGTGCATTGCCAATCTGAGACGCAGGAGACATG A
- the LOC127762992 gene encoding pectin acetylesterase 8-like isoform X1, which translates to MANGGVCLSCSALVCALVFLTVDGDFVDITYVASAVAKGAVCLDGSPPAYHLARGFGSGVNSWLVHFEGGGWCSNVTTCLQRKRTRLGSSKQMAKQIAFSGILSNTPDYNPDFYNWNKVKVRYCDGSSFTGDVEKVDPATKLHYRGARVWQAVMDDLLAKGMNSANNALISGCSAGGLTSILHCDRFRDLFPVDTKVKCLSDAGFFINEKDIAGVEYIAAIFNGVATTHGSAKNLPSACTSRLSPGMCFFPQNEVKQIQTPLFILNTAYDSWQVRNILVPGFADPHGKWHSCKHDIDQCPASQLQILQGFRDDFLKALKEQGTPSTRGLFINSCFVHCQSETQETWFASGSPMLETKTIADAVGDWFYDRNPFQKIDCPYPCDSTCHNRIYDDPSEA; encoded by the exons ATGGCGAATGGGGGTGTCTGCCTCTCGTGCTCTGCACTTGTCTGCGCGCTGGTGTTTCTCACGGTGGATGGTGATTTCGTGGACATTACTTACGTAGCGAGCGCTGTGGCCAAAGGCGCAG TCTGTTTGGATGGGAGCCCCCCGGCCTACCATCTCGCCCGGGGTTTTGGCTCCGGCGTGAATAGTTGGCTGGTTCATTTCGAG GGAGGAGGATGGTGCAGCAATGTGACGACCTGCCTGCAACGCAAACGCACTCGGTTAGGATCATCGAAGCAGATGGCAAAGCAGATTGCCTTCTCTGGAATACTGAGCAACACCCCTGATTACAACCCGG ATTTCTACAATTGGAACAAGGTCAAGGTTCGGTACTGTGATGGGTCATCTTTCaccggcgatgtggaaaaagtaGATCCT GCAACAAAGCTTCACTACAGAGGTGCTAGGGTGTGGCAAGCAGTTATGGATGATCTGCTTGCGAAAGGAATGAACAGTGCCAATAAT GCTCTAATTTCGGGCTGTTCTGCTGGTGGTTTAACTTCCATACTACACTGTGACAGATTTCGTGACCTTTTCCCAGTGGATACCAAAGTTAAATGCCTTTCTGATGCTGGTTTCTTCATCAATGA GAAGGATATTGCTGGAGTGGAGTACATTGCGGCCATTTTCAATGGCGTAGCTACAACCCAT GGATCAGCGAAGAATTTACCTTCTGCTTGCACCTCCAGATTGTCCCCAGGCATG TGCTTTTTTCCTCAGAATGAGGTGAAACAGATTCAGACACCTTTGTTCATTCTCAACACAGCGTATGATTCCTGGCAG GTAAGGAACATCTTGGTGCCAGGATTTGCAGACCCTCATGGTAAATGGCATAGCTGTAAGCATGATATAGATCAATGTCCTGCATCGCAACTTCAAATCTTGCAAG GATTCAGAGACGATTTTCTGAAAGCACTGAAGGAACAAGGGACTCCCTCCACCAGAGGATTGTTTATAAACTCATGCTTCGTGCATTGCCAATCTGAGACGCAGGAGACATGGTTTGCATCTGGTTCCCCCATGCTTGAAACCAAA ACAATAGCGGATGCAGTTGGAGATTGGTTCTACGACCGCAATCCGTTTCAGAAGATTGATTGCCCTTACCCTTGCGATTCAACCTGCCACAACCGAATCTACGACGACCCCTCAGAAGCATAG